Part of the Coturnix japonica isolate 7356 chromosome 20, Coturnix japonica 2.1, whole genome shotgun sequence genome is shown below.
ACATTAATACTTGATCCAACTTCTTACCTAATTAAGCCATCATTTCTCCTAAGGGTGTGTTACTAATGTGCCAGACTAAGATCTTTCTCATTTGCAAAGCTCTTCTTGCTAAGTAACAGCAATTAAGTTAGTTTTGTGTATGAACTTCATCTTGCCCACCTTGAGGGTAAAGCGAACTCTTTGGGAGCCGGCTGgattatgttttttcttctgtccctTACACTAAGATGCAAATTCAGAATTCAACACTGTGATTCGTGGCTTCTTTTGACATTAGTGCAAACTCTGACTGGGGAAACAGTAAGCTGTGTGCCTTTAAGCAGAAGTTAAAACAGCTATTGATCCTTTCCCATGCCATGGTCATTAAGCACATTCTTTCCTCAAGTAACATTAGTTGTtagcttgcttgtttttcttggcCTCCTGAGGCATGagtctttttattattgtttgtttttttttttcttttttctctgcgAATCTGTATAATGGCTGCATTCATGGAATTAATTTGACCTTATTGGTGATTTGCATTTTAGCAGGAGCATGTGGTGTTATTGATCAATATTCTAGCAGTTGAAATTAATACTGAGTGGaaagtgttttctgaagtgttgCTTCAGTGTCTCTGCAGCTTAACCAATGCTTTGTCTTTTGCTTGATCCCCCTCTCCAATTTGGTTCACAGTTGAGAAGTTGTAGGTTGcactctttaaaacaaacaaacaaacaaaaaaagccagtCTGCTTTTTAATCACAAGTTCTTCAGGTTGTCAAGATACTCTGCTGGACTCCTTGTTACATGGCTTTGGGGAATGAACACGGAGAGGCTTGTTTTGACACCAGCTATTTCTGTGTAATATGGGGATGGTGGGAATGCTTATTAGTACgtgcaaaataaatgacaatATCTGATTAAAGTCATGTTTGTGTAAGTTGTTTGaactgaaacagtaaaataaaacaagaccATGAGAGTTCATGCTTTCCCATTCAGTCTGCTACAAGTTACTTTGGCCATGGTTCCCTAGCTCAAGGAATCCTCAATCTGGATGCCAGCCTTTGTGGACTTTATTTATCAAACTCCTAGTGCCTTGCTTGATTTAGGTTTGTTGTGGTCTGTTATATTCAGataaattgaaaacaaagagaGTAACATGGGAAAGCGGGACACTAGCACTTCTGTAGACGCCTGTGCTTTTTCAGAAACCTAGAGAAGCTGAGAGGTTGTTTTGGGAGCTACTTTTCTGTGAGCCGTTTTATAGAATCCTGTGAAGTAAATAGATGCTGTGAACATCTGGGTTTTACGCAACTCTGATGActtgactttgtttttaatttttattccagAAGAGTTGCCGTTACTGAAGATTCTTAATATCCAATAATCGACCTACTGCCCAATAACCATGAAAGAGACCAAGTAGCTTCCCAAGCCTGAGACAAAAACTGATTTCAATGGATACAAAGTATAAAGACGATTTATTTAGAAAGTATGTACAGTTCCATGAATGCAAACTGAGCGTCTCTGACAGCAAGCAGCCTCCGATTAATGATGAATATTTGCGAGTGGCAGCATCAGCCTTATTTTGCCTTCCCAAAATTGATCCCTTTTATAGATTCCGGTTGATAAAATTTTATGAGATGGCTGAAAACTCACTGAGATCTCTGAAATCCTCAAGTTTACATTCTCTGCATAATGCATTCAGTGTGCTTGAGACTCTTGgaattaatctttttctttatcccTGGAAAAAGGAGTTCAAACATATTAAGGTAAGATATTTATATGTGAagacagaaattttattttattttttctttgtttaaacagGTCATGTATTTAGCTTATGacaactttttttcctgttagaatGATGTATAATGTGACTGTTTATAGCTGGTAAATAGAAGCCATAAGAGGCGAAGAACATGAAGTGTGTGGTGGTGAGACTACCCAAGAGAAGTACAAGTActgtatgtgtttttaaagtaaccataaaatagaagaagagCTTatttaaggtttttgtttgccttttctccTAATATACTTGATTTCTACTTGGAGTTGCTTTAACTTGAGTGAGCGATTAAGTTGTGTTTAAGTtcatagctttttattttacatccACAGTTACTGTAGCACAAGGACTAATGATCAATGTGTGGTTTTAAGTAGGTGCTCTGCTGAGGATCCCATAAGTTATGTGATAATGTTGAAGGATTCACTGAAGTAGTTGCttcttgaatgtattttaattgtttgtaATTTCAAAACGTTAAATTTTGGTTCTAATGCACTTTCAAATTATTCATCTATGCTATGACCTCACAATGAAAAGTATAAACTTGTGTGTTGCTTGACTTGAGTACCGCAAGTCTGATAATGAGATGTCCGCTGCcagttttctatttcatattttgttacCACTGTTTTCCTATTCAAAggtgctgcagcatttcaacaATCAGTGCTGCGGGTGACTTGAACATTTCTGAGGCTTAAAAATTGGGTAGAAACAACATTTCTGGTGTATGTCTAAAGTCAGTTGCAGGTTGTGTGTGCTATGGATGgatatttttgttattcttagATGACAGTATTTTGCAATTTAGCAGAGATTCTGAATGTGGATGGttcatttcataaaatcattgGGTGGTTTGGGTTAAAAGAAACCATTTGAATATCTaaagttccaacctccctgctacaGGCGGGGATGTTTGAGAGTCTTTCTACTATGAGAAGACAGATACTTTATACTAGATCTCAGTGCATCTGTGTTACTACACTCAAGTTCTGGCCTTTGGAATGCTTGCTGATCCATCCAGGATATCTCTCAAAGCACTGCTAATATTGGCTTTGGTTGTGCACTGTGGATCCAGTACTTGCTCTGGACAAATATATAATGGCCAAGGTATTCCTCCCTGCAGTCAGAAGCAATTTGAAGTGTGTTAGGAGTATGCTTAAGGTGTGCCAGATGTCAAGGGAGCTGTGACTTAAACAAAATCATAATTGTTTCGGGGCTTTGTTATTGGAAGTTCTTGACCTAATACTAGATTAAAGAAAACAGGCATTGGAGTTGTGTACTAATTGTAAACGCTCTgatccacacacacacacacacacacacacacacacacacacaaataaataaataaataaatgtgccCCTGAGTGTAGTTAAATGTGCATTGAAGAGGACTTCGATACTCCTGCAGTAATACCATCTTCCTGTTATATTCCACTGCTGCTTGTCCAGGGGAAATATGTGAAATCTCTGCCTTTTTTGCTTTAGCATTAGGCTTACAAACACAACGTGTCTGGTGCATATAAAAGTTAATATTATGCATGTTAGTGATTTAACTCAACGAGAAGGATACCATGCTAATCAGAACTTCAACTAGAATGAAAATTCTCCTACTCGGAACTTGCTTCAAGCAGAACTTCCATCTGCTGAAACAGGAGGGCTACAGAAATGGAGTTCATCTTGCCATGGGAGTTGCATGTCTTCTCTGTAATTATTCTATTTAATATTGTAGTACATGTCACTGAATTTTCTGAACATCTAGTCAACCGCTGAATTTGTAACctagttttccttttattccccCACCTCCTTAGACCTACACGGGAGCCTTTGTGTATTATGTAAAGTCTGCCCTCACTGAAGATGATGTAAGGCAGATTTTGAACTACATGGGCTATGTCCAAGAAGTGGGAACAATGTATAAGCTCAAAGAGCAGATTGATGCTATTCAAGTGAAAATGGTTTCATTTGAACTCTTTTTGGCCAAAGTGGAATGTGAGCAGCTTCTTGAAATTCATTTGCAAGTGAAAGATAAAGGCTATTTGGAAATTGATGTCATAAATGAACGAAAAAATAGCAATGAGGATACTAGAGGCTGCTCAGAAGCTATGAAACGGCGGgcagaatgcaaagaaaacttaAATACTTCCCTGGCACGCATGGTACTTCAGAAATCAGCAAGTGAACGGGCCTCTAAGGATTATTTCAAGCCAAAAGTGAGCAAGCCTTCTAAATCAGTAGACACATATGATAATTATTGGGAAAATAAGAAACCACCACTGATGAGCTCATTGAGTCTCAGGAAAGAACCAGTTTTAGTTGATGCAGAAGATGACATCAAAGATGAAATTATTCGTCCATCGCCCTCTCTTCTGACAATGTCAAGCTCGCCACATGCATGTTCAGGAGAATTCTTGCCAACTTCATCTCACCATAATGGCATGTTAAGAACAAATGTCCCTTACAGCTCCTATTTTTCTGCTCAAGAGGACTTAGATTTATATACTGATCCTGATTCCAGAAGtatgttaaattttaaaagacagGAATCTATTAAGCCTGATGTGTGGCTGTTAAAAAATGATGCCAACCCTGTTTACCACAAGCGCACCCATCTAGCCAAAGAGACAGCTCCCCTCAAGTGCCAAAACTGTGGTGTTCCTTGTGGGGCTTCGGTTTGCCAAAAGTGTGACAATCTGTTCAACTCCAGGCAGGACTACCCAGTAGTGAAACAGAGCACCTATTCCATCAAACCACTTCCAAATGACGGCTTGTCTCCTGCCTCTGCTTTAAGAGAGAAACCTCAGTACACATCACAGACTCAAAGTCAAGAGAGAGCTTCTCAATTCAGTTCAAAATCCAAACCTGTGAGCACCTCACGCTGCGGCTTTTGTAACCGATCTGGAGCTGCAAACACATGCATGTTTTGTTCAAAAGTCTCATGTGACACTTGCCTCAATGCTTATTATTATGATCCCTGCTGTAGGAAAAGCGAGCTTCACAGATTCATGCCTAACAATCAGTTAAACTATAAATCAACTCAACTGTCCCATGTTGTTTATAGGTAGACTTGGTCTGTTttggaggggaaaggaaagggctATTTAATGTTCTGACTCCACTGAtgacaagaaaaacactgaCCTCTTACAAAATTGATATGCCCAAATATTTGGAACCATGGTTCAGTAATCAGGTGCCAGTTCTTGATTTTTGTAGCTTAACAAATGCTGCAGATATGATTTCATGCTGCTATTATTTAGGTAACTGCTAAATCATCATTAATTCTCAATGTAAATGAGGGAGAAgagcactttttaaaatataatatctTGGCAGCTGTTGCATTATAGAAGAGTTACATCACATGTTTCACACCATTTTAGTCATCTCTTTGCCTAAGTGAAGCCACGTGAGGCTCTGAGAATTAAGATTCACATTTTCGGTGGGTGTAGAAACTACTGCCATTTTTTTGTAAAGTATGACTCTCAAATGTGCAAGAAATACGTGAATAGCTTGTTTTGCCAACAAGGACTATTATTCAAAGCGTGTCTGCATTTCTTGATCTCCAAAATGCAAACACCATAGCAtctcttttcatcttcattgcttccttctctccttaTGTCCCAGTTGTTTATTGCAAACTTATATAATCCGAATCTGAACAATATGTGCTTTATGTTCTAGTGTTGCCAAGATCatcctgctgttttgttttgttttttgttgtttttgtttttggtttggttttgtttagttttttttacTGAATGGTATTTTAAAAGGTGAACTTGTATTCATGTCACTTAAATTTTGGCTAGTGTTGTCTTTCTTGAGGAGTACagattttctttactttctgttgCACATATATTAAGTACTGTTCTTTGTACTGTAAACAGGTAATTTggaaacagtttatttttaataaatatttaatatgttgAGTTCTTAAAGGTGGTAAAATCATTATAACTACTAAGTCTCTCTGGGTTATTTGTTCAGGtgactttttgtttctgattgtACTGTATTTCTTAGCTTGTTGTAGTTGCTGTGGCAGACTGACATTATTTGCTCTGATCGTTTTTTTCTAatccagcttttctcttttattctgctAAGGCTACCACTAAACTAGGTGGAGTCTTGTCTAAAAACTGCAAGATTTTGGTTCTCAGTGCACGCTTTTCCCTTGTGGTTATGGGAACTGTAAGTATAAATCTTATGCTTGCGTCCAAATTCACTGCAGAGTCTGTAGTGTAGTTAGCGGGTAAAGTGCTGACCTGATGAGAAATCGGAGCTCATTTGTGTATCCTGTgtttactattaaaataaaccTAACAATTACGGATGTGAATCCAGTAATGATATTTGTGTTACTGTTGCACATAGGAACTCTTGTGCTAGACTCTGTACAGTTTTGCCCCCAAATAGCACCCAGTTATTAGTAGGCTTTagaggttttctgtttcttgttgcATAAAGGAGAATCCACAAGAATTCTCCTAACTTCCTATATTCAAACTAGCTTGTCGGAACAAAATATCAGGCAAACCAATCTTATGTGCAAAGTtgaacatctttaaaatatctgtttaataaaaaaacaaacaaacaaacctttaGCTGAATTGTAAACTACCTAGTCCACTTTGCACTAAAATTATTCACTTAGGGTTTTTATAAACACTGTTAGAGTCTAGgctttgaaatgtaaatgtttgtTGATCCCTGTGTGACAGAGATGTGCATGAATGattgttttccttaatttttgGGGGAGTGGGTAGAGGGCTTGAGGGTAGTAGCAGGGGAAGGCATATAGGCTAATAGTGTAAAGTAGCTGAAATAATTGTAGCCATAAATGGGTCTCAGAAGTATTATGGAAATAAGGTGAAATCTGAGTCTTGCAGAGGGCTGAGAACAGGAAATTACTGTACAGTTTGCACTAAGAGACAAAGTGAATGATACGTGTTTAGTAATCAGGGAAATTTCTGAGTCAAGCAACTGCAACTGAATATTATGTTATAGGCAGGTATTGCCTTTCTGACCGAGAAGGTTGGGATAAACGTTGCTTAGGTGAATGATTTTAAGGTTTTTAAAATCTcatatggttttttttttaatatatatgtatataaatataacaGATGTAGATACATTGTGTACATAATgaggaatttaaaaacaattttactaTTAAAACACAGTCTAAAGgtggttttcatttcagtgattaCTTTAGTTTTGTTCATCTTCTGAAGTGTCATGCCTGTATGGCTGTTTTACAGTGTATCTTTTAGTTTGCTAGTTCATTTTCCATATGGCTACTCAGACCATAGTGAATAACTAAAACTGTGATGCCACATAATTCTTACGGTGAACATGGCAGGGACAATacttgctttgaaaaagaaaagtcctGTGTACATATGTCATGGAATACTGTAGTACAAAACTGTGTTGAATTGAAGTGATACCATGCTCTATTTTTGTGTATCTTACTGTATGAGGTTGCTGTGAttaatacagtaaaatatatGCTAATGGAAAATGCAGGTGTTTtgcatctgatttttttaaaaagaactaaTTTATGTTCAAAggaattgaaaaataaaaaggcctTTAAGAAAAGGCTTAACTCTTTTCTTAAGGTTGAGTGCATATAGATGTCTGTTTCACCGCTGTTTTGCATGCAGAAGTGAGTTGGTGCACAGAGGTAAATCCTGGGGGCAAAATGTGCAAGTGTGTGTGTATCATGATCCTCAGTTGATTGAGACTGGATGGAGTACTTGCAGAACTTAGTGGTTTGTTtggtggttggtttgttttttgtttgttttgttttgtttttttgtttttgtttgtttgtttgtttgaagttaATTTTCAAGTCTTAGCAGCATGCCTGTTTGTTCCATAAGAACACGTTGTTGGTCTGCAGCAGTCAAACTGATGTGGGGCAGTGAGCAGGTTTCATGTGCAATGTAAAGCTGACCTACATTGTTTTCTAGCCTTGACtcttgatgtcatctgcagaTATTCTGACAAAGCTTCCTGATGCAAAATCTCACTAACGATGTGTGATATTGTTGATGTACTTCTTGGCACTCGAGGTGGGCCTTCTGGCTGCTCTTTCATCCTACTAGCTCCAGGGCAGGCTAATTTCTCAAGTACCAAACTagatcatttttcctttgtttctttgttttaaagcaggTCAGGTGAATGCTTAAAAGGCCTCAAGTTCCATTTGAACAGTCTTCTGATCTGTTGAGGTTCCTGGAAGTATTTGGGATGTTAGTAAAATCAGGCTCAAGATGACAGAAGCATTGCTGCAGGAAGTCTTGTCTTACACCTTTGTGCCATTTGTGCTAATGTATTTCTGGCACATTTTAAACAAGTCAGTGCTGACTGTTCTGACTGGTCTGATGTTTCTGATGACAGACATTATATGTGTCTGCTGTGTCTTTTGCTCTGAACAAAGTTTAAAGGTTCCATACATCATCACGTAGCTTAAACTTGACAATTAGAGATGGCAGCTTTTTCAAAATTGTTGTCcagaaaaaataagtttagATTCCAAGCATTTAGTTTGTGTAGCTAATTGTGCTACAGTGTCTTGTCACGGGGAGAGATTCCCTTTTCTCTTATTTGCTTAGAAAGGGGGGTGAGCCTGAGTACTGTGATCATTGTAATGCTGCCAGAGtgagggaaaagcagcaggtgCTTCAGTTCCAAGCTACTTTGAGGTCATTGGGAGCTAACTAGGCCTTTTAGCATGGTCATTGCTGTCTGTGTGAATGTAAATATACCTGGCTGTTGTTTGTGAAGGATATTCCacagttccatctgaacatcaTGATCATGTTTGTCTAAAGTTTGTAAGCATGTAAatgggtggtcctgtgtggagccaggagttggtTTCTTTGACTCTTTTGAGTTCTTTCCAACTTGGGATAGTCTGTGAAATGTCTTAGACTTCTTGtataaaattaagcaaaattGGGCattgcaggtttttttgtttgtttgctttttactaCAGTTGATCATATAC
Proteins encoded:
- the LOC107323247 gene encoding spermatogenesis-associated protein 2-like, encoding MDTKYKDDLFRKYVQFHECKLSVSDSKQPPINDEYLRVAASALFCLPKIDPFYRFRLIKFYEMAENSLRSLKSSSLHSLHNAFSVLETLGINLFLYPWKKEFKHIKTYTGAFVYYVKSALTEDDVRQILNYMGYVQEVGTMYKLKEQIDAIQVKMVSFELFLAKVECEQLLEIHLQVKDKGYLEIDVINERKNSNEDTRGCSEAMKRRAECKENLNTSLARMVLQKSASERASKDYFKPKVSKPSKSVDTYDNYWENKKPPLMSSLSLRKEPVLVDAEDDIKDEIIRPSPSLLTMSSSPHACSGEFLPTSSHHNGMLRTNVPYSSYFSAQEDLDLYTDPDSRSMLNFKRQESIKPDVWLLKNDANPVYHKRTHLAKETAPLKCQNCGVPCGASVCQKCDNLFNSRQDYPVVKQSTYSIKPLPNDGLSPASALREKPQYTSQTQSQERASQFSSKSKPVSTSRCGFCNRSGAANTCMFCSKVSCDTCLNAYYYDPCCRKSELHRFMPNNQLNYKSTQLSHVVYR